One Dokdonia sp. Dokd-P16 genomic window carries:
- a CDS encoding ATP-binding protein, with translation MTNYNEQLKSYWKSKELVFIATFKRINKIAGFFNHFTNPVSKMKLYYPEFDDIEVLDKRVSFYYGNNSTLSDGAYYKVELEHTNNPKGKNNPYALEIKSVSELNQNKIEKLLSKENKQASFDEKYFGLYHKTSESFACFNNVMFAESGEILMFQGESQKVYVSPNLDLKEGSYYQFAFIENEDKLPSAIPKTIEILDKNPYQKYIQLRFERLDNPEANKMIANLMREIGKGMYSSKQRMIFELLQNADDAPGKEKVEFHIDINGDYFFVMHDGAPFNKDDVEAITSAAESTKRGDSKKTGYKGIGFKSVFTDSTEVWLKSGGYQFAFIRNSPLYQEFDSFYFSTEEYKEYPKLLLKKKEMYKNQRIKFNGSKDIPWQVIPIWHNSLPSEFTDSNFNNFNNPVQFALKLGESNIEEYKTAIDNITKRPQFLLFLRNTSKFRSPKNGVTVLRNDANHAIEIIKSKRAEPNQVFHYTKQIFENIEVSDEAFQQLSIGLKKQTKVNDYNEILYYFTDLEGREIESIPPKLASATETEISFGISLIDNKISPEIEYIKGFPKYSSLFTYLPMEDTRFQLPFLVNADFVPSSDRQRIQGDNLWNKYIMIKVAEKHIETLAYFAQKFINHNEINKTYLSLLLKHTLSEDDTAQQIIDSYNTTYLDSIKNTEVVVNDDNQTQLLSSTILDDSGLIELFGQEFFYEIIKTDKRLPHSKLEYKYLKEYEYLNVEVVDLEILAAQFTPDICESLGSIIAQNSLYKNPELLIWLNKLVKFIPDDFGKIPFIVHNNALFSLERLLDESDAWLINEHTSEYSLLIEELGYNTIQLYLDQYTNIKVYLHSLNGYINDKTLAYERIASNANIYILPVTSKLKLLDFFQNSAFMVGIGVDKYFGKLKLFIDERDNPRPIRQLLSRDEDLGVESINKFRIKETEFNSLTVDIQKQLIAKDEIFTFFILDEDLFEEWSQEFDTETINNYVSDLKTIYSWIDNPDDISSAQWASISWLYRDDEVRFETSDKVYWSKAFKNLQADKYEIIKTVFQTAELKILPVQECGALIKAFQIKTDDSSDIDWSEVEELEMLVANTLLDWMEDDGGFGDFFKNYTIVENSKGNYKIQEIEAIHIFDGSDKDLKTYIQSNTELCQIFKELDKNLCSDNRSKLGLLQGDRLIKTLIESGEYNQNLALHLPSNVSSELLHSFIANLNEFKLLTSSDYGGDTPEHFIISRLLKNVEGINEIAPELQNTIDILRGKTSIDGNPLSNYTISDRVSFDTKDDRKVLKLSDILTEFQGESDVLDNVKESFTSITQKAKLRELIFKTIPLSPAEIHAKIESENSVYYTVYQVVFQLLDRKFGGNRNWSKQRFDEYLIKQADETKLHNSYGKFLDALLELPFSELSDFSFQDLNLNNCVDKNFAIESERIPNWLEGWVNIDAVKRLAFISQLGYNGTDSAIVNLRKSLKSSDSGIVEVHSFYSESKSNLQIIWNTINWLSKYKSELITRNKEIIKTVNDLISPKIKNWNNIIVPVITGINEQGIRLYELIETPVTKNIYFLSENQEYDDVIFEKVKSTQKDAVFVDGICGKMVKHFPVENITLTESIDEHELQEKSTLWEEPFYRKWEHSNDYHIYIYDGDEIPYTRIFNNITINTFTRGYNIEDNRKYYVTKFRKNDIVESLPPSFPEDKRLHLINWERKTLNNPELLSEELENPFKNITPDDEYFIRGIIKGDFELNEQLDANTTAKIKTLMAIKGQYDATQISDKGRSLKAGTDEIIVRSAQNGLMYLNIYHWIRLSESKVSLSIYTKNQIEIFKTQKDLINYTKPQNKFGIVRMPNEYDIKDYNSLDNITDKGKWHYVFIVNENTKAAQSYKEVMNLDDYNF, from the coding sequence ATGACCAACTATAATGAACAACTTAAAAGCTACTGGAAATCTAAGGAACTGGTATTTATAGCAACATTTAAAAGAATTAATAAGATAGCCGGTTTTTTTAATCATTTTACGAATCCTGTTAGTAAAATGAAACTTTATTACCCGGAATTTGATGATATAGAAGTTTTAGATAAACGAGTTTCATTTTATTACGGTAACAACTCAACTTTATCGGATGGAGCGTATTATAAAGTAGAGCTAGAGCATACGAATAACCCTAAAGGAAAGAACAACCCGTACGCCTTAGAGATAAAATCTGTTTCAGAATTAAATCAAAATAAAATTGAAAAGCTTCTTTCAAAAGAGAATAAGCAAGCTTCCTTTGATGAAAAATATTTTGGACTATATCATAAAACATCAGAATCTTTTGCCTGCTTTAATAATGTAATGTTTGCTGAATCTGGTGAGATTTTGATGTTTCAAGGAGAATCACAAAAAGTATATGTATCACCTAATCTTGATTTAAAAGAAGGTAGTTACTATCAATTTGCTTTTATAGAAAACGAAGATAAACTACCAAGTGCTATACCCAAAACAATTGAAATATTAGATAAGAACCCTTACCAAAAATACATTCAGTTACGTTTTGAAAGATTGGACAACCCTGAAGCAAATAAGATGATTGCTAATCTTATGCGTGAAATTGGTAAAGGGATGTATTCATCAAAGCAACGGATGATTTTTGAATTGCTTCAAAATGCGGATGATGCACCAGGAAAAGAGAAGGTGGAATTTCACATTGATATAAATGGGGATTATTTTTTTGTAATGCACGATGGAGCACCTTTTAATAAGGATGATGTTGAAGCAATTACCAGTGCAGCTGAAAGCACCAAACGTGGTGATAGTAAAAAAACAGGTTATAAAGGAATTGGTTTTAAGTCTGTGTTTACGGATAGCACAGAAGTGTGGTTAAAATCTGGTGGCTATCAATTTGCTTTTATTCGTAACAGTCCTTTATATCAAGAATTTGATAGTTTTTATTTTAGTACTGAAGAGTACAAAGAATACCCTAAGCTTTTGCTTAAAAAAAAGGAAATGTATAAAAACCAAAGAATAAAATTCAATGGTTCAAAGGACATACCTTGGCAAGTAATACCAATTTGGCATAACAGTTTACCGAGTGAATTTACGGATAGTAACTTCAACAACTTTAACAATCCAGTTCAGTTCGCATTAAAACTTGGCGAAAGCAATATAGAGGAATATAAAACCGCCATTGATAATATTACAAAACGCCCACAATTTCTACTCTTCTTAAGAAACACCTCAAAATTCAGGTCTCCCAAAAATGGAGTTACGGTTCTTAGGAATGATGCTAATCACGCTATTGAAATTATTAAATCTAAAAGAGCTGAACCAAATCAAGTTTTTCACTACACCAAGCAGATTTTTGAAAATATAGAAGTTTCAGATGAAGCCTTTCAACAATTAAGCATTGGTTTGAAAAAACAAACAAAAGTCAATGATTATAATGAAATATTATATTACTTCACTGATTTAGAAGGTAGAGAAATTGAATCAATACCCCCTAAATTGGCCTCGGCAACGGAAACTGAAATCTCTTTTGGCATCTCTTTGATTGACAATAAAATCTCTCCCGAAATTGAATACATAAAAGGTTTTCCTAAATACTCAAGTTTGTTCACTTATTTACCAATGGAAGATACGAGGTTTCAGCTACCCTTCTTAGTTAATGCCGATTTCGTACCCTCTTCTGATAGGCAGCGTATTCAAGGAGACAACCTATGGAATAAATATATAATGATTAAGGTGGCTGAGAAGCATATAGAAACCTTGGCATATTTTGCTCAAAAGTTTATCAATCACAATGAAATCAATAAGACATATTTATCCTTACTCTTAAAACATACATTGTCCGAAGATGATACAGCTCAACAAATTATAGATAGCTACAACACAACTTATCTTGATTCAATCAAAAATACTGAGGTAGTTGTTAATGATGATAATCAAACACAATTGTTGTCAAGCACCATCCTTGATGATTCAGGGTTGATAGAATTATTTGGTCAAGAATTTTTCTATGAAATAATCAAAACAGATAAAAGACTACCCCATTCTAAACTTGAATACAAATACTTAAAAGAATACGAATATCTAAATGTCGAAGTTGTCGATTTGGAAATATTGGCTGCTCAATTTACCCCTGATATTTGCGAAAGTTTAGGCAGCATAATAGCCCAAAACTCTTTGTATAAAAATCCAGAATTATTGATATGGTTAAATAAATTGGTGAAATTTATTCCAGATGATTTTGGAAAAATACCTTTTATTGTACATAACAACGCACTGTTTTCTTTGGAGCGTTTACTTGATGAATCTGATGCTTGGTTAATAAATGAGCATACTTCAGAATATAGCTTGCTTATTGAGGAGTTAGGATATAATACTATCCAACTATACCTTGACCAGTATACAAACATTAAAGTATACCTGCATAGTCTCAATGGATATATAAACGATAAAACACTTGCTTACGAGAGAATAGCTTCAAATGCCAATATTTATATATTGCCGGTTACATCAAAACTAAAGCTACTTGACTTCTTTCAGAACAGTGCGTTTATGGTTGGCATTGGTGTAGATAAATACTTTGGAAAGTTAAAATTATTTATAGATGAGAGGGACAATCCCCGTCCTATAAGGCAACTATTAAGTCGTGATGAGGATTTAGGGGTAGAAAGTATTAATAAATTTAGAATAAAGGAGACAGAGTTTAACAGTCTCACAGTTGATATACAAAAACAGCTAATAGCCAAAGATGAAATATTCACATTCTTTATTCTGGATGAAGATTTGTTTGAAGAATGGTCGCAAGAGTTTGACACAGAAACCATCAATAATTACGTAAGTGATTTAAAGACTATATACAGTTGGATTGATAATCCTGACGACATTTCTAGTGCTCAATGGGCTTCAATTTCGTGGCTATATAGAGATGATGAGGTTAGATTTGAAACGTCTGATAAGGTGTATTGGTCAAAAGCTTTTAAGAATTTACAAGCTGATAAATATGAAATAATAAAGACGGTCTTTCAAACGGCTGAGCTAAAGATACTTCCTGTTCAAGAATGTGGGGCTTTAATAAAAGCATTCCAGATAAAAACTGATGACAGTTCAGATATTGATTGGTCAGAGGTTGAAGAACTTGAAATGCTAGTAGCAAATACACTATTAGATTGGATGGAAGATGATGGTGGATTTGGAGACTTCTTTAAAAACTATACAATTGTTGAAAATAGCAAGGGCAATTATAAGATTCAAGAAATTGAAGCTATACATATTTTTGACGGTTCAGATAAAGACTTAAAAACATATATTCAATCGAATACAGAGCTTTGTCAAATATTTAAGGAACTAGATAAGAACTTATGTAGTGATAATCGCTCAAAACTTGGTTTACTTCAAGGCGATAGATTAATAAAGACACTCATTGAATCTGGTGAATACAATCAAAATTTAGCATTACACCTTCCGTCTAATGTTTCATCTGAATTGTTGCATAGTTTTATTGCTAATTTAAATGAGTTTAAACTATTAACATCTTCCGATTATGGAGGAGACACCCCAGAACATTTCATTATTAGTCGTTTACTAAAAAATGTAGAGGGTATTAATGAAATAGCCCCTGAGCTTCAAAACACAATTGATATACTAAGGGGTAAAACCTCTATCGATGGCAATCCATTATCTAATTATACGATAAGTGACCGTGTTTCATTTGATACAAAAGACGATAGAAAAGTATTAAAGCTTTCCGATATCTTGACGGAATTTCAAGGGGAGTCTGATGTGCTGGACAATGTAAAGGAATCGTTTACTTCTATAACTCAGAAAGCAAAATTACGAGAGTTAATCTTTAAGACAATCCCTTTATCTCCAGCTGAAATTCACGCCAAAATAGAATCAGAAAATAGTGTTTATTATACCGTTTATCAGGTGGTATTTCAACTTTTGGATAGGAAGTTCGGTGGTAATCGTAACTGGTCTAAACAACGATTTGATGAATATCTTATAAAACAAGCAGATGAAACAAAACTCCACAATTCCTATGGTAAGTTTTTAGATGCACTATTAGAGTTACCATTTTCTGAATTATCAGATTTCTCATTTCAGGATTTAAATCTAAATAATTGTGTTGACAAAAATTTTGCAATAGAATCTGAGCGTATTCCTAACTGGCTTGAAGGGTGGGTAAATATAGATGCAGTTAAAAGATTAGCATTTATATCTCAACTTGGATATAACGGGACAGATAGTGCTATTGTAAACCTTAGAAAATCATTGAAGTCCAGCGATAGTGGAATTGTTGAAGTGCATAGTTTTTATTCAGAATCCAAAAGCAACCTACAAATAATTTGGAATACAATAAATTGGCTATCCAAGTATAAATCAGAATTAATCACAAGAAATAAGGAGATTATTAAAACAGTAAATGATTTAATATCCCCAAAAATAAAAAACTGGAATAATATAATAGTCCCTGTTATTACGGGAATTAATGAGCAAGGCATTAGGTTATATGAATTGATTGAAACGCCTGTTACAAAGAATATTTATTTTCTATCAGAAAACCAAGAATACGATGATGTTATTTTTGAAAAAGTGAAGTCAACACAAAAAGATGCGGTTTTTGTGGATGGTATTTGCGGTAAAATGGTTAAACATTTTCCAGTAGAAAACATTACGTTAACCGAGTCTATAGATGAACATGAGCTTCAAGAAAAATCTACACTTTGGGAAGAACCATTTTATAGGAAATGGGAACATAGTAATGATTACCATATTTACATTTATGATGGTGACGAAATACCATATACAAGAATCTTCAACAATATAACCATCAATACATTTACACGAGGGTATAACATAGAGGATAATCGTAAATATTACGTCACTAAATTCCGGAAAAATGATATTGTTGAGAGCTTACCACCTTCATTCCCTGAGGATAAAAGACTTCACCTTATAAATTGGGAAAGAAAAACATTAAATAATCCTGAGCTCCTTAGTGAAGAACTCGAAAATCCTTTTAAAAATATTACACCCGATGATGAATACTTTATACGGGGCATCATAAAAGGGGATTTTGAACTAAACGAACAGCTTGATGCTAATACAACAGCAAAAATTAAAACATTAATGGCTATCAAAGGCCAGTATGACGCGACTCAAATATCAGATAAAGGTCGTTCCCTTAAAGCAGGTACTGATGAAATAATTGTCCGATCTGCACAAAATGGTTTAATGTATCTAAATATTTATCATTGGATTCGATTAAGTGAATCAAAAGTTAGTTTATCGATATACACTAAAAACCAAATCGAAATATTTAAAACACAAAAAGATTTAATTAATTATACCAAACCACAAAATAAGTTTGGTATAGTGAGGATGCCAAATGAATATGATATAAAGGATTATAACTCTCTTGATAATATAACAGATAAAGGAAAATGGCATTACGTTTTCATAGTTAATGAGAATACTAAAGCAGCACAGAGCTATAAAGAAGTAATGAACCTTGACGACTATAATTTTTAG
- a CDS encoding PIN domain-containing protein produces the protein MKRLTKEQQIKFYEEEIKKILYDYKAYLDSKCIDLINKNELHVGSFEYIDEVRNQVVFSFPKEKLPKTKIPLTATRPKSTDVLASNFYDFNYSLYRKNYVATFSECYGVYYHEQEGKFNIGFNNCDLEFLNSLSKGDKIVFGISEPPLKYYFNLIQITKNDVKSEMVGEILNGTFHLNDFKPVHIDDSLDLIAKYKSDLKNNNTLIIQGPPGTGKTFFISRLLEVLNKENKSILVGTLANRSLIELAKKYFKLATANKMVVYKSNLTLEESKEVKSLKPMPKDFLPAAGSILLTSFYKMSSIAVENISSPVYDYIIIEEASQCFLGTIAAAKLLGKKVILVGDPIQLHPVVNQDNPENISPNIDLMLESFTYYASTINCPKYRFTTTYRFSENSCYQTNTFYENSLKSKSEIQQGNEIFSRIPNIYNNKGGCSLFYYDSTNLKSIYDLLLGQINVLLQINPKFEIAILSSTKKGVKLLRDNLLHKLKDKQDQILINTVDSVQGLTIDFCFYFGYSDGSPAFSFKLNRFNVATSRARFCTLILLDEVYKVVKPYKGFVAEFISKCDLNHVIEIPVLDESINESNQPKSTGLKIIDKIDLSKFEKPKKEIKKDKENLYIIDTNVFVDNPDIISKIDKKYDVVLSAKVIDELDNLKSKLNNEGKINVQKALKSLNNNMELRNIRMEMSDSTLLPNDFNKRSPDNLILSVALKFKSANPIILTSDNGLQLKAKGMKITTITLKEFLNQLKRK, from the coding sequence ATGAAGCGACTCACCAAAGAACAACAGATAAAATTTTACGAAGAAGAAATCAAGAAAATTCTTTATGATTACAAAGCTTATCTTGATTCAAAGTGCATTGACTTAATTAATAAGAATGAATTACATGTTGGCTCTTTTGAATATATTGATGAAGTAAGAAATCAAGTAGTATTCTCGTTTCCTAAAGAGAAACTACCCAAAACAAAAATCCCTCTTACAGCAACTAGGCCGAAATCAACCGATGTTCTAGCCTCAAATTTTTATGATTTCAATTACAGCCTGTATCGCAAAAATTATGTTGCGACTTTCAGTGAGTGCTATGGTGTTTATTATCACGAACAGGAAGGTAAATTTAATATAGGGTTCAATAATTGCGACTTGGAGTTTTTAAACTCACTGTCCAAAGGCGATAAAATTGTGTTTGGCATATCTGAACCACCCTTAAAATACTATTTCAATCTTATACAGATTACCAAGAATGATGTTAAGTCGGAAATGGTAGGAGAAATACTAAACGGTACATTTCATTTAAACGATTTCAAACCGGTTCATATTGACGACTCCTTAGACTTAATTGCCAAATACAAATCTGATTTAAAGAATAACAATACATTAATAATACAAGGCCCCCCGGGTACTGGTAAAACCTTTTTCATTTCAAGGCTACTGGAAGTCTTAAACAAAGAAAATAAATCGATTCTTGTAGGGACTTTAGCCAATCGGTCATTGATCGAATTGGCAAAGAAGTATTTTAAATTAGCTACAGCCAATAAGATGGTTGTTTATAAATCCAATCTTACGCTGGAAGAATCAAAAGAAGTTAAGTCATTAAAGCCAATGCCAAAAGATTTCCTGCCTGCGGCTGGAAGTATTCTGCTTACGTCATTCTATAAAATGTCTAGCATTGCGGTTGAAAATATTAGTAGCCCTGTCTATGATTATATCATCATAGAAGAAGCAAGTCAGTGCTTTTTGGGAACTATTGCAGCGGCAAAACTACTTGGAAAAAAAGTAATTTTAGTAGGCGATCCAATTCAGTTACACCCAGTAGTAAATCAAGATAATCCGGAAAACATTTCACCCAATATTGACTTGATGCTGGAATCTTTTACTTACTACGCATCCACTATAAATTGCCCAAAGTATAGGTTTACAACAACCTACCGTTTTTCTGAAAATTCCTGTTATCAAACAAATACATTTTACGAAAACAGTCTTAAATCAAAGTCAGAAATTCAACAAGGGAATGAGATATTTTCCCGAATACCAAATATTTACAATAACAAAGGCGGTTGTTCATTATTCTATTATGATTCAACAAATTTGAAAAGTATTTATGATTTGTTGTTAGGTCAAATAAATGTCTTACTTCAAATAAACCCTAAGTTTGAAATAGCGATATTATCATCCACCAAAAAAGGCGTTAAGTTACTGAGAGATAATTTGCTTCATAAATTGAAAGATAAGCAAGACCAGATACTTATTAATACCGTTGACAGCGTACAAGGATTGACAATAGATTTCTGCTTTTATTTTGGTTATTCTGATGGGAGTCCTGCATTTTCATTCAAGCTAAACCGTTTTAATGTGGCAACAAGCAGAGCACGGTTCTGTACATTAATCCTATTAGATGAAGTTTACAAAGTGGTTAAGCCTTACAAAGGCTTCGTTGCAGAGTTTATTTCCAAGTGCGATCTTAATCACGTCATTGAAATACCCGTTTTAGATGAAAGTATTAACGAGTCAAATCAACCAAAATCGACTGGCTTAAAAATAATTGATAAAATAGACCTGTCAAAGTTTGAAAAGCCAAAAAAAGAAATTAAAAAAGATAAAGAAAACCTTTACATAATTGATACTAACGTATTTGTAGATAACCCTGATATAATTAGTAAAATTGACAAGAAATATGATGTCGTTCTATCGGCAAAAGTAATTGATGAACTAGATAATTTAAAGTCTAAATTAAACAATGAAGGTAAGATTAATGTTCAAAAAGCTTTAAAATCACTTAACAATAATATGGAATTGAGAAATATAAGGATGGAAATGTCTGACTCAACGTTATTACCTAATGATTTTAATAAGCGATCACCAGATAATCTTATTTTATCTGTAGCATTAAAGTTTAAGTCTGCAAATCCAATTATATTGACATCAGATAATGGTTTACAATTAAAAGCAAAGGGTATGAAAATAACTACAATTACACTCAAGGAATTTCTTAATCAATTAAAAAGAAAATAA
- a CDS encoding ATP-binding protein, with protein sequence MANKILQDIIEISKKIKGSELSNTILTSEEACMIRVEKYYNITRIQSIILVIVFELNSTGRNPDQADLAKHLKCNPMEFYIYKDEIIALHKRGFLKAKRNAFSRLDEIGSNFTISKALRSSLLENKPFKKEPDQAFNALSFIDNIKLHINASDDDEISSSHLRVELSIKMTRNIDEPIIQYFKKLKVSDTNLLVYIYIIAQNIEGDTSCAISQSSKGLFDDRAQRIRYEATIEDGSNELLRYDYIELNDSNFLSSTTVSLTQKAREELAPYGIPVRLRFKETTFDLIAPTAIHKKKMFYNAFAKAQLENITASLKPLKYLQITQALKSEGFQTGVCTLFYGAPGTGKTEGVYQIAKATGRTMWKVDLSTLKSKWYGESQKLVKGLFKDYVKLCKQEKRTPILLLNEADAILGKRNAKAQESTDKADNAIQNIFLDCLEDFEGILFATTNLEGSLDSAFERRFLFKVNFERPDVKARAGIWKAKLKELPKNTVNLLAANYDLSGGEIDNVVRKFKMARVLKPSIDILSTLVELCEGERLSKDNEIKRIGFSTL encoded by the coding sequence ATGGCAAATAAAATCCTTCAAGATATTATTGAGATATCAAAAAAAATTAAAGGAAGCGAACTAAGCAATACTATATTAACCAGTGAGGAAGCGTGCATGATTCGTGTAGAAAAGTACTATAACATAACACGTATACAATCTATTATACTTGTGATAGTTTTTGAGCTTAATAGTACTGGTAGAAATCCCGACCAAGCAGATCTCGCAAAGCATCTCAAGTGTAACCCAATGGAGTTTTATATATATAAGGATGAGATTATTGCTTTGCACAAAAGAGGTTTTCTGAAGGCTAAACGTAATGCGTTTTCACGACTAGATGAAATAGGTTCAAACTTCACAATTTCAAAAGCATTGCGTTCATCCTTATTGGAAAATAAACCCTTTAAGAAAGAGCCAGATCAAGCGTTTAATGCACTTTCATTTATAGACAATATTAAACTTCATATAAATGCTAGCGATGATGATGAAATTTCCTCATCTCACTTAAGAGTAGAACTAAGTATAAAAATGACTAGGAATATTGACGAACCCATAATTCAATATTTTAAAAAACTGAAAGTTTCTGACACTAACTTGCTAGTGTATATATATATAATCGCTCAAAATATTGAAGGTGATACGAGCTGTGCAATTTCTCAATCTAGTAAAGGACTTTTTGATGATAGAGCCCAGCGTATACGCTATGAGGCCACAATAGAGGATGGAAGTAATGAACTTCTTAGATATGATTATATTGAGCTTAATGATAGTAATTTTCTATCATCTACGACTGTAAGCCTAACTCAAAAGGCTAGGGAAGAGTTAGCACCCTATGGTATACCTGTTAGGTTAAGATTCAAGGAGACAACATTCGATCTTATTGCGCCAACGGCCATTCATAAAAAGAAAATGTTTTATAACGCTTTCGCGAAAGCGCAATTAGAAAACATCACTGCTTCTCTTAAACCACTTAAATATTTGCAAATCACTCAAGCTTTAAAATCCGAAGGTTTTCAAACAGGAGTCTGTACACTATTCTATGGAGCGCCAGGGACAGGAAAAACAGAAGGTGTTTATCAGATAGCCAAAGCCACTGGAAGAACCATGTGGAAAGTAGACCTGAGCACACTTAAATCTAAATGGTATGGAGAGAGCCAGAAGCTCGTAAAAGGACTTTTTAAAGATTATGTAAAACTTTGTAAGCAAGAAAAAAGAACGCCCATCTTACTCTTAAACGAAGCAGATGCTATACTAGGTAAGCGAAATGCAAAAGCGCAAGAAAGCACAGATAAAGCTGATAATGCTATTCAAAATATCTTTTTAGACTGCCTAGAAGATTTTGAAGGTATTCTATTTGCTACTACAAACCTTGAAGGGAGCTTGGATAGTGCATTCGAGCGTAGGTTTCTATTTAAAGTAAACTTTGAACGACCAGATGTAAAAGCAAGAGCTGGTATCTGGAAAGCTAAACTTAAAGAACTCCCTAAGAATACAGTAAATCTACTTGCTGCAAATTATGACCTAAGTGGTGGGGAAATTGATAATGTTGTACGCAAGTTTAAAATGGCTAGGGTGCTAAAGCCTAGTATTGATATATTATCTACACTTGTGGAGTTGTGTGAAGGGGAGAGGCTTAGTAAGGATAATGAGATTAAGAGAATAGGTTTTTCAACATTATAG
- a CDS encoding helix-turn-helix transcriptional regulator, with protein MAKYSLLKRLSCIMHIVKTYEGITKNEILDRLSLDYDLEIGDRTFERDIKNLRDDFGLTIAYSHVKRGYILEEDATYISKFVKFAEFSSLAEIYDQGLNDYSTFQKIVIPNDSSHLTGIHNMSRIIRGITLSRKLSFIKENYYHEERKEYIVSPLQLKEYQNRWYLIAVPEGYGELRNFGIDRISNLQLLDTPAEKLKDYATQITQYDDIVGLNYNGADRIERVILKVSKKQIKYLRSLPLHRSQVCIDGTSSDWGKVTYDLKPNHEFKIELLKMMKEIEVLEPKWFREEIAGDIEEMMRNYK; from the coding sequence ATGGCAAAATATTCATTACTCAAACGATTATCATGCATAATGCATATTGTAAAGACCTATGAAGGGATTACGAAAAATGAAATTCTCGACAGATTATCTCTAGACTATGACTTAGAGATAGGCGATCGCACATTTGAGAGGGATATTAAAAACTTGCGAGATGATTTTGGTCTTACCATAGCTTATAGCCATGTCAAACGAGGATACATTCTTGAGGAAGATGCAACCTACATAAGCAAATTTGTAAAATTTGCAGAGTTCTCATCTCTGGCAGAAATATATGATCAAGGTTTAAATGATTATTCCACATTTCAAAAAATTGTTATTCCAAATGACAGTTCGCACCTAACAGGCATTCACAACATGAGTAGGATAATACGAGGCATTACGCTTTCGCGAAAGCTATCCTTTATTAAAGAAAACTATTATCACGAAGAGAGAAAAGAATATATAGTAAGCCCTCTGCAATTAAAAGAATATCAAAACCGCTGGTATCTAATTGCCGTTCCAGAAGGTTATGGAGAACTGCGCAACTTTGGGATTGATAGGATATCAAATTTACAGTTACTAGACACACCTGCAGAAAAGCTAAAAGACTATGCAACTCAAATCACACAATACGATGACATTGTAGGTTTAAATTATAATGGGGCTGACAGAATAGAACGTGTCATTCTTAAAGTAAGTAAAAAGCAGATAAAATACCTACGTAGTCTACCACTGCATAGAAGCCAAGTTTGCATAGATGGCACAAGCAGCGATTGGGGAAAAGTGACTTATGACCTAAAACCAAATCACGAGTTTAAAATTGAACTTCTCAAGATGATGAAAGAAATTGAGGTATTAGAACCTAAGTGGTTTCGGGAGGAGATTGCTGGGGATATTGAGGAGATGATGAGGAATTATAAATAA